In one window of Bizionia sp. M204 DNA:
- a CDS encoding iron-containing alcohol dehydrogenase yields MNNFEFKNPTKIIFGKDSIKKLENEIPENAKILLLYGGGSIKKNGIYNQVKAALGNATVIEFGGIPANPEYAVLLEALEIIKTENINFLIAVGGGSVIDGTKFLSAAGLYEGLTPWDILADNIRTEKGLPFGTVLTLPATGSEMNSGAVITRAETKEKLSMGGPGLFPEFSILDPQVITSIPERQLANGLADAFTHVLEQYMTYPSGALLQDRFAESIMQTIIEVAPKVLKDPTDYQAASNFMWSCTMALNGLIQKGVPTDWAVHAIGHELTALFGIDHARTLAVIAPSHYKYNFEAKKDKLAQYGERVWNITEGNTDDIAYLAIEKTVAFFHALGINTKLSDYTKDFEGTAETISQRFTDRGWLGLGEHQSLSPDKVEKIVKMAY; encoded by the coding sequence ATGAACAATTTTGAATTTAAAAACCCGACCAAAATTATATTTGGAAAGGATAGTATCAAAAAATTAGAGAACGAAATACCTGAAAACGCTAAAATTCTGCTCTTGTATGGTGGCGGAAGTATTAAGAAAAACGGTATTTATAATCAAGTAAAAGCAGCATTGGGTAATGCAACCGTTATTGAATTTGGTGGCATCCCTGCCAATCCAGAATATGCTGTTTTATTGGAAGCATTGGAAATTATTAAAACAGAAAATATCAACTTTTTAATAGCTGTTGGTGGTGGTTCCGTAATTGATGGTACTAAATTTTTATCAGCTGCGGGCTTATATGAAGGTCTTACACCTTGGGATATTTTAGCCGATAATATTAGAACCGAAAAAGGCTTGCCATTTGGTACGGTTTTAACCCTACCTGCAACCGGTTCTGAAATGAATTCAGGTGCCGTAATTACCCGAGCTGAAACGAAAGAAAAATTAAGCATGGGTGGTCCTGGCTTATTTCCAGAGTTTTCCATTTTGGATCCACAGGTTATAACCTCTATTCCTGAGCGCCAATTGGCTAATGGTTTAGCAGATGCCTTCACACATGTTTTAGAACAATATATGACCTATCCTAGTGGTGCGTTATTACAAGATCGTTTTGCTGAAAGTATTATGCAAACCATTATAGAGGTCGCTCCAAAGGTATTGAAAGATCCAACAGATTATCAAGCAGCTTCAAATTTCATGTGGAGCTGTACAATGGCCTTAAACGGACTCATTCAAAAAGGTGTTCCTACAGATTGGGCAGTTCATGCCATTGGCCATGAGTTAACCGCTTTATTTGGCATAGACCATGCACGGACTCTCGCCGTTATTGCACCAAGTCATTACAAGTATAATTTTGAAGCGAAAAAAGACAAATTAGCACAATATGGCGAACGTGTTTGGAATATTACAGAAGGCAACACAGATGACATTGCATATTTAGCTATTGAAAAAACTGTCGCATTTTTTCATGCTTTGGGAATTAATACCAAACTCTCTGATTATACCAAAGACTTTGAAGGTACTGCAGAAACCATATCGCAACGATTCACGGATCGTGGTTGGTTAGGATTAGGTGAACACCAATCCTTATCTCCAGACAAGGTGGAAAAAATTGTAAAAATGGCTTACTAG
- a CDS encoding NADP-dependent oxidoreductase: protein MKTQTILLKNRPEGKPTLSDFEFITEDVKETISSGEMLLETAYVSVDPYLRGRMSDAKSYVPPFELNKPIHSGVVAKVIDSKNDKFSEGDYVSGMLDWKTQQISKGEDLLKVDANKAPLSAYLGILGMTGLTAYCGLTQIGKPQAGETLVVSGAAGAVGSVVGQIGKILGLRVVGIAGTDEKIDMLKSKFGFDAGINYNTTDDMKSAIAEAAPDGVDIYFDNVGGPISDAIFFSINKFARIINCGAISVYNNTELPKGLSVQPFLVKNSALMQGFIVSNYAEKFPEAMKQLSEWLSEGKLTYTETIVDGFDNIPKAFIDLFEGKNKGKMIVKI, encoded by the coding sequence ATGAAAACACAAACCATATTATTAAAAAATAGACCTGAAGGCAAACCAACGCTTTCAGATTTCGAGTTTATAACAGAAGACGTAAAAGAAACCATCAGTTCTGGTGAAATGTTATTAGAAACGGCATACGTTTCCGTAGATCCTTATTTACGTGGTCGCATGAGTGACGCCAAGTCTTATGTTCCTCCGTTTGAATTGAACAAACCCATTCACTCTGGTGTTGTAGCCAAAGTTATCGACTCTAAAAACGACAAATTTTCGGAAGGTGATTATGTTTCAGGTATGTTGGATTGGAAAACCCAACAAATATCAAAGGGCGAAGATCTTTTAAAGGTTGATGCTAACAAAGCACCCTTGAGTGCATATTTAGGAATTTTAGGCATGACCGGTTTAACAGCTTATTGTGGATTAACACAAATTGGTAAACCGCAAGCTGGCGAAACATTAGTCGTTTCGGGAGCTGCAGGAGCCGTTGGATCTGTTGTTGGTCAGATAGGGAAAATCCTTGGATTACGCGTTGTTGGTATAGCTGGTACAGATGAAAAGATTGACATGCTAAAATCCAAATTTGGTTTTGATGCAGGTATTAATTATAACACAACAGACGATATGAAATCGGCAATAGCCGAAGCTGCTCCAGATGGCGTGGATATTTATTTTGATAATGTAGGAGGACCAATTTCTGATGCTATATTCTTTAGTATTAACAAATTTGCACGCATTATTAATTGTGGCGCTATATCGGTATACAATAACACTGAATTGCCAAAAGGCTTAAGCGTACAACCATTTCTAGTTAAAAATAGCGCACTCATGCAAGGCTTTATCGTTTCGAATTATGCAGAAAAATTTCCTGAAGCCATGAAGCAACTATCAGAATGGTTATCCGAAGGAAAACTTACCTATACAGAAACAATAGTAGATGGTTTCGACAACATTCCAAAAGCTTTTATCGATTTATTTGAAGGTAAAAACAAAGGTAAAATGATTGTTAAAATCTAA
- a CDS encoding TetR/AcrR family transcriptional regulator — MAKLQKSIDKRNALIKATIELVNNNGFHATPMSKIAKMANVSPATIYLYFENKQDLVNKTYLEVKAAYTDFAFATYSDEVSVESGFETIWKRIAEFKQTELDKAMFLAQCDNTPMIDEPSVQQGIKHLQPLLDLWERGKQEGVIKPLSNYILYAYAINPLSFLMMAQKRGNFQLDQTQIDAAFQSAWSSIKTIEHNI; from the coding sequence ATGGCAAAACTTCAGAAAAGTATCGATAAACGAAACGCCCTTATTAAAGCTACCATTGAGTTAGTAAATAATAATGGGTTTCACGCCACGCCTATGAGTAAAATAGCGAAGATGGCCAATGTATCGCCAGCAACTATTTACCTCTATTTTGAAAACAAACAGGATTTGGTTAATAAAACCTATTTAGAAGTAAAAGCCGCATATACGGATTTTGCCTTTGCTACCTATAGTGATGAAGTTTCTGTTGAATCTGGATTTGAAACCATTTGGAAACGCATAGCCGAATTTAAACAGACCGAACTTGACAAAGCCATGTTTTTAGCGCAATGTGATAACACACCCATGATTGACGAACCTAGTGTGCAACAAGGGATTAAACATTTACAACCCCTACTCGACCTTTGGGAACGTGGAAAGCAAGAAGGTGTTATAAAGCCTCTATCCAACTATATATTATATGCCTATGCTATTAATCCATTATCCTTTTTAATGATGGCACAAAAGCGTGGTAATTTTCAACTCGACCAGACACAAATAGATGCAGCTTTTCAATCGGCTTGGAGCAGTATAAAAACAATTGAACACAACATATAA
- a CDS encoding cupin domain-containing protein gives MKTASITDQLVYKTDKPAISVLLDSDHSKEIRIVMRKGQIMKEHKAPAPIVVSIFEGAIEFGVNGEKLQLKKGDLIALEAHVPHDLLCTADCIVRLSLSKTDSVNRVERVVE, from the coding sequence ATGAAAACAGCATCCATAACAGACCAATTGGTTTATAAAACAGATAAACCTGCTATTAGTGTACTACTTGATAGCGATCACTCTAAAGAAATTAGAATTGTCATGCGCAAAGGCCAAATTATGAAAGAACATAAAGCACCTGCTCCTATTGTGGTTTCTATTTTTGAAGGCGCCATAGAATTTGGCGTTAATGGCGAAAAATTACAATTAAAAAAAGGCGATTTAATTGCTTTAGAAGCCCATGTTCCTCATGATTTGTTATGTACCGCTGATTGTATTGTGCGCTTATCTTTATCCAAAACAGATAGTGTTAATCGTGTGGAGCGTGTGGTTGAATAG